A region from the Pungitius pungitius chromosome 16, fPunPun2.1, whole genome shotgun sequence genome encodes:
- the LOC119215393 gene encoding HMG box transcription factor BBX isoform X5, with protein MSTVCCKTVDIFTAKAFWGDLGSESLVSSVAADGSSSLHDNGCGRFIFINHTAFPYLFPLCGSTMKGGGRGKEPPVAGEITGKRPKRKCLQWHPLLSKKALDFSEEEEEEDEEELEKQPVVCSQDQESQVQCGSTAVEVEEDSSEQRARRPMNAFLLFCKRHRSLVRQEHPRLDNRGATKILADWWALLEPKEKQKYTDMAKEYKDAFMKANPGYKWCPTTSKPVKGPSCQPVTPRKKVWSFSSNSTKDSSTAKKVPKTVDSMPQLNFAMADPTKMGGLSMLLLAGEHALTNREIPSSNKASLPDTASEGNALPGDEGEMLSGTTPNTVPELTQSRVKCASSPLAESSLSVAPEGKPCSQSALFQLAEMCLASEAGQMDTTVSQQPEACPSAASLQQTTVKSVNKEETQDRDDCPPSSCTSDPSPSLSSVTSTSTNAIPPQLCSQNARVKIKSKIKEVAKSNNTDEIPCSAKKIFKKSTQAESSVDSVFSTIEAVAKGAWKDTEEKPKKKIPSSPSSGNSGVPKKKSKPKVKVLVQDKEEEMEEDRGQGGQHSASEVEMTDETIDGRLKTETNVAGMGSTDTQGIMAEPHLSPCSPSSSKLKEEDKGKERSSEGALDSNTESHGSRKSERSCKGALYKTLVSEGMLTSLRANIDRGKRGALRASDHDANWSDDSWTVSQIGTNNPKKLKKSKSKEECSQGLGKLEEEFERKFNSLPQYSPMTFDKKGTAVTKKKKPDGSITEEEVTKAGKVVVPSDSTLDSASKAKPCAPVAIMCPDVQGSTSMETLVGSQKRKARKTKITHLVRTADGSVSPVEEDKTRDLNQEEDKKPLPQQNLCNEKGSPSNPRVKEEEDEEAERSTAPQELPAFFSLAALAEVAAMENVHRGQRGLAENPKKELGQTPVLISCADQ; from the exons ATGTCTACAGTATGCTGCAAAACTGTTGATATTTTCACGGCGAAAGCGTTTTGGGGAGATTTGGGCAGCGAGTCGCTCGTTTCCTCCGTTGCTGCAGACGG GTCATCGTCATTGCATGACAACGGCTGTGGCAGATTCATCTTCATCAATCATACAGCATTTCCATATCTTTTTCCTCT GTGCGGTAGTACCATGAAGGGTGGAGGTAGGGGAAAGGAGCCACCTGTTGCAGGGGAGATCACTGGCAAGCGGCCAAAACGCAAATGCCTGCAGTGGCACCCACTTCTCTCCAAAAAGGCTCTAGATttctctgaggaggaggaagaggaggatgaagaggagctggagaag CAGCCAGTGGTGTGCAGCCAGGACCAGGAGTCCCAGGTGCAGTGTGGAAGCACAGCagtggaagtggaggaggaCTCGAGTGAACAGCGGGCCCGGCGGCCCATGAATGcctttctcctcttctgcaAACGCCACCGCTCCCTGGTGCGGCAGGAACACCCGCGCTTGGATAACCGAGGGGCCACGAAGATCCTGGCTGACTGGTGGGCTCTGCTGGAgcccaaagagaagcagaaataCACTGACATGGCCAAGGAG TACAAGGATGCTTTCATGAAGGCAAACCCGGGCTACAAGTGGTGTCCCACCACCAGCAAACCAGTTAAGGGCCCTTCCTGTCAGCCAGTCACCCCCCGCAAAAAAGTTTGGTCTTTCTCTTCCAACTCAACAAAGGATTCCTCCACTGCCAAAAAAGTGCCCAAAACAGTAGACAGTATGCCACAGTTAAACTTTGCCATGGCAG atccTACCAAGATGGGAGGCCTTAGcatgctgctgttagctggagAACATGCCCTCACAAACAGAGAG ATCCCTTCCAGCAATAAAGCTAGTTTACCTGACACAGCCAGCGAAGGGAACGCCCTTCCAGGGGATGAGGGAGAG ATGCTGTCTGGAACTACACCAAACACAGTGCCTGAGCTCACTCAGAGCAGGGTAAAGTGTGCCTCATCCCCACTGGCAGAG TCATCTCTCTCTGTGGCACCTGAAGGAAAACCATGCAGTCAGTCTGCTCTCTTCCAGCTTGCTGAG ATGTGCTTAGCGTCTGAAGCTGGACAGATGGACACTACAGTGTCTCAGCAGCCTGAGGCCTGCCCCTCTGCAGCCTCTCTCCAGCAAACCACAGTCAAATCAGTGAACAAGGAGGAGACACAAGACAGAGACGACTGTCCCCCTTCCTCTTGCACATCGGACCCCTCACCTTCGCTCTCCTCCGTCACTTCTACCTCCACTAATGCCATTCCCCCACAACTCTGCAGCCAAAACGCCCGTGTCAAAATTAAAAGCAAGATAAAAGAGGTGGCCAAGTCAAACAACACCGACGAGATCCCCTGCTCAGCAAAGAAGATTTTCAAGAAGAGTACCCAGGCAGAGTCCAGTGTGGACAGTGTCTTCAGCACGATCGAGGCAGTGGCCAAAGGGGCCtggaaggacacagaggagaagCCCAAGAAGAAGATTCCAAGCAGTCCTAGTAGTGGCAACTCTGGTGTGCCCAAAAAGAAGAGTAAGCCCAAAGTCAAGGTCCTTGTCcaagacaaagaggaggagatggaggaggatagAGGGCAGGGTGGGCAGCACAGTGCCTCCGAGGTGGAAATGACTGATGAGACGATCGATGGCCGTCTCAAGACGGAGACAAACGTGGCAGGCATGGGAAGCACAGACACGCAAGGCATTATGGCAGAGCCCcatctctccccctgcagccccTCCTCTTCTAAGCTCAAAGAGGAAGACAAGGGGAAAGAGAGGTCAAGTGAAGGGGCCCTCGACTCCAACACAGAGAGCCACGGCTCCAGGAAGTCAGAGCGCAGCTGTAAAGGCGCTCTGTATAAGACGCTTGTTTCAGAGGGAATGCTGACCTCACTGAGAGCCAACATCGACAGAG GTAAAAGAGGTGCTCTGCGTGCATCTGATCATGATGCCAACTGGAGCGATGACAGCTGGACAGTTTCTCAGATAGGAACTAATAATCCCAAGAAGCTGAAGAAGTCCAAGTCCAAAGAAGAATGTTCACAAGG CCTAGGGAAACTGGAAGAGGAGTTTGAAAGAAAGTTCAACAGCCTGCCACAGTACAGCCCCATGACATTTGATAAGAAGGGGACGGCTgtcacaaagaagaagaagcctgaCGGCTCCATCACCGAAGAGGAAGTCACTAAGGCCGGGAAAG TAGTGGTGCCGAGTGACTCCACGCTAGATTCAGCTTCAAAAGCCAAACCATGTGCCCCCGTAGCCATAATGTGCCCGGACGTCCAGGGCAGCACAAGTATGGAGACGCTAGTGGGTAGCCAGAAGAGGAAAGCCAGGAAGACCAAGATCACACATTTGGTGCGCACAGCTGATGGCAGTGTTTCTCCAGTGGAGG AGGATAAAACTCGGGATCTGAACCAGGAAGAGGATAAGAAGCCATTACCCCAACAGAATTTATGCAATGAAAAAGGTAGCCCCAGTAATCCgagagtgaaggaggaggaagacgaggaggctgAGAGGAGCACCGCACCACAAGAGCTACCTGCTTTCTTCAGCCTGGCTGCCCTTGCTGAGGTAGCAGCCATGGAAAACGTTCACAG AGGCCAGAGAGGCTTGGCTGAGAATCCGAAGAAGGAGCTGGGCCAGACTCCAGTGCTCATCTCCTGCGCTGATCAGTGA
- the LOC119215393 gene encoding HMG box transcription factor BBX isoform X2 — protein MSTVCCKTVDIFTAKAFWGDLGSESLVSSVAADGSSSLHDNGCGRFIFINHTAFPYLFPLCGSTMKGGGRGKEPPVAGEITGKRPKRKCLQWHPLLSKKALDFSEEEEEEDEEELEKQPVVCSQDQESQVQCGSTAVEVEEDSSEQRARRPMNAFLLFCKRHRSLVRQEHPRLDNRGATKILADWWALLEPKEKQKYTDMAKEYKDAFMKANPGYKWCPTTSKPVKGPSCQPVTPRKKVWSFSSNSTKDSSTAKKVPKTVDSMPQLNFAMADPTKMGGLSMLLLAGEHALTNREIPSSNKASLPDTASEGNALPGDEGEMLSGTTPNTVPELTQSRVKCASSPLAESSLSVAPEGKPCSQSALFQLAEMCLASEAGQMDTTVSQQPEACPSAASLQQTTVKSVNKEETQDRDDCPPSSCTSDPSPSLSSVTSTSTNAIPPQLCSQNARVKIKSKIKEVAKSNNTDEIPCSAKKIFKKSTQAESSVDSVFSTIEAVAKGAWKDTEEKPKKKIPSSPSSGNSGVPKKKSKPKVKVLVQDKEEEMEEDRGQGGQHSASEVEMTDETIDGRLKTETNVAGMGSTDTQGIMAEPHLSPCSPSSSKLKEEDKGKERSSEGALDSNTESHGSRKSERSCKGALYKTLVSEGMLTSLRANIDRGKRGALRASDHDANWSDDSWTVSQIGTNNPKKLKKSKSKEECSQGLGKLEEEFERKFNSLPQYSPMTFDKKGTAVTKKKKPDGSITEEEVTKAGKGSSPSQKKTSFHKIVRKQKLKRERPCAVDTVVPSDSTLDSASKAKPCAPVAIMCPDVQGSTSMETLVGSQKRKARKTKITHLVRTADGSVSPVEEDKTRDLNQEEDKKPLPQQNLCNEKGSPSNPRVKEEEDEEAERSTAPQELPAFFSLAALAEVAAMENVHRGQRGLAENPKKELGQTPVLISCADQ, from the exons ATGTCTACAGTATGCTGCAAAACTGTTGATATTTTCACGGCGAAAGCGTTTTGGGGAGATTTGGGCAGCGAGTCGCTCGTTTCCTCCGTTGCTGCAGACGG GTCATCGTCATTGCATGACAACGGCTGTGGCAGATTCATCTTCATCAATCATACAGCATTTCCATATCTTTTTCCTCT GTGCGGTAGTACCATGAAGGGTGGAGGTAGGGGAAAGGAGCCACCTGTTGCAGGGGAGATCACTGGCAAGCGGCCAAAACGCAAATGCCTGCAGTGGCACCCACTTCTCTCCAAAAAGGCTCTAGATttctctgaggaggaggaagaggaggatgaagaggagctggagaag CAGCCAGTGGTGTGCAGCCAGGACCAGGAGTCCCAGGTGCAGTGTGGAAGCACAGCagtggaagtggaggaggaCTCGAGTGAACAGCGGGCCCGGCGGCCCATGAATGcctttctcctcttctgcaAACGCCACCGCTCCCTGGTGCGGCAGGAACACCCGCGCTTGGATAACCGAGGGGCCACGAAGATCCTGGCTGACTGGTGGGCTCTGCTGGAgcccaaagagaagcagaaataCACTGACATGGCCAAGGAG TACAAGGATGCTTTCATGAAGGCAAACCCGGGCTACAAGTGGTGTCCCACCACCAGCAAACCAGTTAAGGGCCCTTCCTGTCAGCCAGTCACCCCCCGCAAAAAAGTTTGGTCTTTCTCTTCCAACTCAACAAAGGATTCCTCCACTGCCAAAAAAGTGCCCAAAACAGTAGACAGTATGCCACAGTTAAACTTTGCCATGGCAG atccTACCAAGATGGGAGGCCTTAGcatgctgctgttagctggagAACATGCCCTCACAAACAGAGAG ATCCCTTCCAGCAATAAAGCTAGTTTACCTGACACAGCCAGCGAAGGGAACGCCCTTCCAGGGGATGAGGGAGAG ATGCTGTCTGGAACTACACCAAACACAGTGCCTGAGCTCACTCAGAGCAGGGTAAAGTGTGCCTCATCCCCACTGGCAGAG TCATCTCTCTCTGTGGCACCTGAAGGAAAACCATGCAGTCAGTCTGCTCTCTTCCAGCTTGCTGAG ATGTGCTTAGCGTCTGAAGCTGGACAGATGGACACTACAGTGTCTCAGCAGCCTGAGGCCTGCCCCTCTGCAGCCTCTCTCCAGCAAACCACAGTCAAATCAGTGAACAAGGAGGAGACACAAGACAGAGACGACTGTCCCCCTTCCTCTTGCACATCGGACCCCTCACCTTCGCTCTCCTCCGTCACTTCTACCTCCACTAATGCCATTCCCCCACAACTCTGCAGCCAAAACGCCCGTGTCAAAATTAAAAGCAAGATAAAAGAGGTGGCCAAGTCAAACAACACCGACGAGATCCCCTGCTCAGCAAAGAAGATTTTCAAGAAGAGTACCCAGGCAGAGTCCAGTGTGGACAGTGTCTTCAGCACGATCGAGGCAGTGGCCAAAGGGGCCtggaaggacacagaggagaagCCCAAGAAGAAGATTCCAAGCAGTCCTAGTAGTGGCAACTCTGGTGTGCCCAAAAAGAAGAGTAAGCCCAAAGTCAAGGTCCTTGTCcaagacaaagaggaggagatggaggaggatagAGGGCAGGGTGGGCAGCACAGTGCCTCCGAGGTGGAAATGACTGATGAGACGATCGATGGCCGTCTCAAGACGGAGACAAACGTGGCAGGCATGGGAAGCACAGACACGCAAGGCATTATGGCAGAGCCCcatctctccccctgcagccccTCCTCTTCTAAGCTCAAAGAGGAAGACAAGGGGAAAGAGAGGTCAAGTGAAGGGGCCCTCGACTCCAACACAGAGAGCCACGGCTCCAGGAAGTCAGAGCGCAGCTGTAAAGGCGCTCTGTATAAGACGCTTGTTTCAGAGGGAATGCTGACCTCACTGAGAGCCAACATCGACAGAG GTAAAAGAGGTGCTCTGCGTGCATCTGATCATGATGCCAACTGGAGCGATGACAGCTGGACAGTTTCTCAGATAGGAACTAATAATCCCAAGAAGCTGAAGAAGTCCAAGTCCAAAGAAGAATGTTCACAAGG CCTAGGGAAACTGGAAGAGGAGTTTGAAAGAAAGTTCAACAGCCTGCCACAGTACAGCCCCATGACATTTGATAAGAAGGGGACGGCTgtcacaaagaagaagaagcctgaCGGCTCCATCACCGAAGAGGAAGTCACTAAGGCCGGGAAAG GGTCATCTCCATCTCAGAAAAAGACTTCATTCCACAAGATTGTTAGGAAGCAAAAACTCAAAAGGGAGAGACCATGTGCAGTCGACACAG TGGTGCCGAGTGACTCCACGCTAGATTCAGCTTCAAAAGCCAAACCATGTGCCCCCGTAGCCATAATGTGCCCGGACGTCCAGGGCAGCACAAGTATGGAGACGCTAGTGGGTAGCCAGAAGAGGAAAGCCAGGAAGACCAAGATCACACATTTGGTGCGCACAGCTGATGGCAGTGTTTCTCCAGTGGAGG AGGATAAAACTCGGGATCTGAACCAGGAAGAGGATAAGAAGCCATTACCCCAACAGAATTTATGCAATGAAAAAGGTAGCCCCAGTAATCCgagagtgaaggaggaggaagacgaggaggctgAGAGGAGCACCGCACCACAAGAGCTACCTGCTTTCTTCAGCCTGGCTGCCCTTGCTGAGGTAGCAGCCATGGAAAACGTTCACAG AGGCCAGAGAGGCTTGGCTGAGAATCCGAAGAAGGAGCTGGGCCAGACTCCAGTGCTCATCTCCTGCGCTGATCAGTGA
- the LOC119215393 gene encoding HMG box transcription factor BBX isoform X1: protein MSTVCCKTVDIFTAKAFWGDLGSESLVSSVAADGSSSLHDNGCGRFIFINHTAFPYLFPLCGSTMKGGGRGKEPPVAGEITGKRPKRKCLQWHPLLSKKALDFSEEEEEEDEEELEKQPVVCSQDQESQVQCGSTAVEVEEDSSEQRARRPMNAFLLFCKRHRSLVRQEHPRLDNRGATKILADWWALLEPKEKQKYTDMAKEYKDAFMKANPGYKWCPTTSKPVKGPSCQPVTPRKKVWSFSSNSTKDSSTAKKVPKTVDSMPQLNFAMADPTKMGGLSMLLLAGEHALTNREIPSSNKASLPDTASEGNALPGDEGEMLSGTTPNTVPELTQSRVKCASSPLAESSLSVAPEGKPCSQSALFQLAEMCLASEAGQMDTTVSQQPEACPSAASLQQTTVKSVNKEETQDRDDCPPSSCTSDPSPSLSSVTSTSTNAIPPQLCSQNARVKIKSKIKEVAKSNNTDEIPCSAKKIFKKSTQAESSVDSVFSTIEAVAKGAWKDTEEKPKKKIPSSPSSGNSGVPKKKSKPKVKVLVQDKEEEMEEDRGQGGQHSASEVEMTDETIDGRLKTETNVAGMGSTDTQGIMAEPHLSPCSPSSSKLKEEDKGKERSSEGALDSNTESHGSRKSERSCKGALYKTLVSEGMLTSLRANIDRGKRGALRASDHDANWSDDSWTVSQIGTNNPKKLKKSKSKEECSQGLGKLEEEFERKFNSLPQYSPMTFDKKGTAVTKKKKPDGSITEEEVTKAGKGSSPSQKKTSFHKIVRKQKLKRERPCAVDTVVVPSDSTLDSASKAKPCAPVAIMCPDVQGSTSMETLVGSQKRKARKTKITHLVRTADGSVSPVEEDKTRDLNQEEDKKPLPQQNLCNEKGSPSNPRVKEEEDEEAERSTAPQELPAFFSLAALAEVAAMENVHRGQRGLAENPKKELGQTPVLISCADQ, encoded by the exons ATGTCTACAGTATGCTGCAAAACTGTTGATATTTTCACGGCGAAAGCGTTTTGGGGAGATTTGGGCAGCGAGTCGCTCGTTTCCTCCGTTGCTGCAGACGG GTCATCGTCATTGCATGACAACGGCTGTGGCAGATTCATCTTCATCAATCATACAGCATTTCCATATCTTTTTCCTCT GTGCGGTAGTACCATGAAGGGTGGAGGTAGGGGAAAGGAGCCACCTGTTGCAGGGGAGATCACTGGCAAGCGGCCAAAACGCAAATGCCTGCAGTGGCACCCACTTCTCTCCAAAAAGGCTCTAGATttctctgaggaggaggaagaggaggatgaagaggagctggagaag CAGCCAGTGGTGTGCAGCCAGGACCAGGAGTCCCAGGTGCAGTGTGGAAGCACAGCagtggaagtggaggaggaCTCGAGTGAACAGCGGGCCCGGCGGCCCATGAATGcctttctcctcttctgcaAACGCCACCGCTCCCTGGTGCGGCAGGAACACCCGCGCTTGGATAACCGAGGGGCCACGAAGATCCTGGCTGACTGGTGGGCTCTGCTGGAgcccaaagagaagcagaaataCACTGACATGGCCAAGGAG TACAAGGATGCTTTCATGAAGGCAAACCCGGGCTACAAGTGGTGTCCCACCACCAGCAAACCAGTTAAGGGCCCTTCCTGTCAGCCAGTCACCCCCCGCAAAAAAGTTTGGTCTTTCTCTTCCAACTCAACAAAGGATTCCTCCACTGCCAAAAAAGTGCCCAAAACAGTAGACAGTATGCCACAGTTAAACTTTGCCATGGCAG atccTACCAAGATGGGAGGCCTTAGcatgctgctgttagctggagAACATGCCCTCACAAACAGAGAG ATCCCTTCCAGCAATAAAGCTAGTTTACCTGACACAGCCAGCGAAGGGAACGCCCTTCCAGGGGATGAGGGAGAG ATGCTGTCTGGAACTACACCAAACACAGTGCCTGAGCTCACTCAGAGCAGGGTAAAGTGTGCCTCATCCCCACTGGCAGAG TCATCTCTCTCTGTGGCACCTGAAGGAAAACCATGCAGTCAGTCTGCTCTCTTCCAGCTTGCTGAG ATGTGCTTAGCGTCTGAAGCTGGACAGATGGACACTACAGTGTCTCAGCAGCCTGAGGCCTGCCCCTCTGCAGCCTCTCTCCAGCAAACCACAGTCAAATCAGTGAACAAGGAGGAGACACAAGACAGAGACGACTGTCCCCCTTCCTCTTGCACATCGGACCCCTCACCTTCGCTCTCCTCCGTCACTTCTACCTCCACTAATGCCATTCCCCCACAACTCTGCAGCCAAAACGCCCGTGTCAAAATTAAAAGCAAGATAAAAGAGGTGGCCAAGTCAAACAACACCGACGAGATCCCCTGCTCAGCAAAGAAGATTTTCAAGAAGAGTACCCAGGCAGAGTCCAGTGTGGACAGTGTCTTCAGCACGATCGAGGCAGTGGCCAAAGGGGCCtggaaggacacagaggagaagCCCAAGAAGAAGATTCCAAGCAGTCCTAGTAGTGGCAACTCTGGTGTGCCCAAAAAGAAGAGTAAGCCCAAAGTCAAGGTCCTTGTCcaagacaaagaggaggagatggaggaggatagAGGGCAGGGTGGGCAGCACAGTGCCTCCGAGGTGGAAATGACTGATGAGACGATCGATGGCCGTCTCAAGACGGAGACAAACGTGGCAGGCATGGGAAGCACAGACACGCAAGGCATTATGGCAGAGCCCcatctctccccctgcagccccTCCTCTTCTAAGCTCAAAGAGGAAGACAAGGGGAAAGAGAGGTCAAGTGAAGGGGCCCTCGACTCCAACACAGAGAGCCACGGCTCCAGGAAGTCAGAGCGCAGCTGTAAAGGCGCTCTGTATAAGACGCTTGTTTCAGAGGGAATGCTGACCTCACTGAGAGCCAACATCGACAGAG GTAAAAGAGGTGCTCTGCGTGCATCTGATCATGATGCCAACTGGAGCGATGACAGCTGGACAGTTTCTCAGATAGGAACTAATAATCCCAAGAAGCTGAAGAAGTCCAAGTCCAAAGAAGAATGTTCACAAGG CCTAGGGAAACTGGAAGAGGAGTTTGAAAGAAAGTTCAACAGCCTGCCACAGTACAGCCCCATGACATTTGATAAGAAGGGGACGGCTgtcacaaagaagaagaagcctgaCGGCTCCATCACCGAAGAGGAAGTCACTAAGGCCGGGAAAG GGTCATCTCCATCTCAGAAAAAGACTTCATTCCACAAGATTGTTAGGAAGCAAAAACTCAAAAGGGAGAGACCATGTGCAGTCGACACAG TAGTGGTGCCGAGTGACTCCACGCTAGATTCAGCTTCAAAAGCCAAACCATGTGCCCCCGTAGCCATAATGTGCCCGGACGTCCAGGGCAGCACAAGTATGGAGACGCTAGTGGGTAGCCAGAAGAGGAAAGCCAGGAAGACCAAGATCACACATTTGGTGCGCACAGCTGATGGCAGTGTTTCTCCAGTGGAGG AGGATAAAACTCGGGATCTGAACCAGGAAGAGGATAAGAAGCCATTACCCCAACAGAATTTATGCAATGAAAAAGGTAGCCCCAGTAATCCgagagtgaaggaggaggaagacgaggaggctgAGAGGAGCACCGCACCACAAGAGCTACCTGCTTTCTTCAGCCTGGCTGCCCTTGCTGAGGTAGCAGCCATGGAAAACGTTCACAG AGGCCAGAGAGGCTTGGCTGAGAATCCGAAGAAGGAGCTGGGCCAGACTCCAGTGCTCATCTCCTGCGCTGATCAGTGA